In the Armatimonas rosea genome, ACCATTGAGGAGCTTGCGGGCGTCCATGGGATTGGGCCCGCGAAGGCGGCGCAGCTCAAGGCGGCGATCGAGCTAGGACGGCGGCTCGTGGCGGCGAGCCCGGAGGAGCGCACCAAGATCCGCTCCCCACGCGATGTCTATAACTTGCTGGGGCCGATGCTACGGGAGGAGAAGCGGGAGCACTTTATGGCGCTTCTCTTGGACACGAAGAACGGGGTCCTACGGAGCCGGACGGTCTCCGTGGGCGATCTCTCTAGTAGTATTGTCCATCCACGTGAGGTCTTTGCGGAGGCGATCCGGCACTCCGCGGCGAGCCTGATTGTCGCCCACAACCATCCGTCAGGCGATCCGGCTCCCAGTCCGGAGGATATCGCGGTCACCAAGCGCCTCGCGGAGGCAGGGGAGCTGCTTGGGATCGAAGTGCTAGATCATATTGTCTTGGGGGACAACCGCTGGGTCTCACTCAAGGAGAAGGGGCTCTTCTAGAACTTCACCCCGAGCTTGGCCTCGGCCTTGTAGTCGGTGCGCTGGGTGCTGGAGGCGACCGCAAGGTTCGAGGTCATGGTTCCGCCCATGGTGAAGTTGACTGCAGAGCCCACATTATGGGTTACCCCGAGGGTGTAGACCTGCAAGCCCTTTGGCCCGGCACCGTAGAAGAATGTATTTTTGTACGAGCCATTGAAGTTGGTGTAGCGGTTGAAACGCAGCCCCAGGGTGAGCTGGTACTCTCCGAAGGTGGGGGCTCCGGCTTTAATGGCCTCGGGGTTCTTGGCATCGTACTCGTTCATGGCGTAGGTGCCGCCCAGCTGGATCGCGCCGAGGTTGGCCGCGAGCCCGTACTCACGCCGGGTCAATGCGGTGATCTGGTTCTGCTTGGCGGGATCCTCAGGGTTGAGGACATAGGCCCCGGTCACCTGAAAACCGGAGAAGGGCCGGAGTGCGAGCTTTGCATTGGCGGTATCCAGGTTCGCGGCGACATTGGGGGTTGGAGTTCCTAGAGCAAAGCGATCCTTAAGGTTTCCGGTAAACTGAAAGGCGCTCTTGTCGGTGCCCAGCGCTGCGCCGTACTGTGTTGTCCCCACACGTGTCGTCCCATCGTCGGTGGACTGCCAGGCACCGGTGAGCTTGGTACCCGGAGCTGGCATGAGCTCTGCCCCTGTGGTGAGGCTCGATATATTTTTTGTGGTTCCCGTGCTCTTATCGGGCATGATCGGGGTGATGTACTGGTCTTTTTGCTCCGCAGAGAGCACGACTTTCGGCGAGGGCTGGAGCTTGACTCCGACACCTTGCTTTTGCTCGGTCGCGGCGCCTGTCTCAGCCTGCCCAGTCGTCAGGGTGATGGTGGCTCCCGTTCCCTTGGTGCCTCCTGGAGCGGCAAGCGAGAGCGCGGTCTCCTGGGAGACACCCGTTGTCTTGGGATCGGGGGTATTGATCTCTGCTTGGGTGGTGCGGACAATGGCATCGGCCGCTCCAAGCTTGCTGGTGAGCTCCGTCTTATTGGTAACCAGCTCCGTCTTACGGGCAGCAGGGTCGGTTTTATCGTCTTCGGTGCGGATAAAGGCAAGGGTTGGGCGTTTAGGGCTGCTCACGAGCCGGACTTGAAAGGTGGCGAGGTCGGCTTCCGTGGACTTCTGGTCTGCCGTGACAACATTATTTTGCTGAAGCTGGTAGGCAAGGTCAGCCGACCCGATTTTATGGGCGACATCGTAGCGGCTGGCGACCGCTCCAAACCAGTCCTTGCCCTCTTGCTTGCGCTCATCCTCCGAGCGGAAGAAGCCGAACTTGGGCTGCTTTTTCCCATCGCCGTAGCCCAGGTTGTAGGCTTGCTGCTCGATATCAAAGCGCTTTTTATCCGGGGTAACTTGGTCGGCACTGGTGGACTTCACATCGACACTCAGGGGGCCAAACTGATTTTTCAATCCCGCGATATTGCTATCGGTCTTAGTGATCCCTGCGGCATCGGTGCGCTCCTCATCCACCCGAGTGAGCTGAAGCGCTGGCATGCCGGGCTTCTTCCCGCTGTAGTTGAGTCCGAGGGTTTGGGTCTCAAGCTCGACCTGTTTTTTATCGGGAGTGGCGGTGAGGACTTTCTGCGTCCGTGCCACCAGGTCCGCGACTCCAAACTGCCCCGCCCGCAGCTTGCTGGCGAGCTCGGCTTTATCTGTCCCTGAGCCAACTCGGACACCGGCTGGGTTGATCGTAAAATCATTATTGCGGGCGATATTGAGGCTCGGCTGGTTCTTGGGTGCGTAGGCCAGGTTGTAGGCTTCCTGGTAGACCTGAGTCACCTGCTTGACATTTTTCTCGTTGGTGGCGACACGGCTCTTGTTGGTCTTTGCGTTAAAGGCGATCCCGCTGACATTGCCCGCTAAGTCGCCCTTCTCCACCTGTGAGCCTGTCTTGAAGCCGGTGATATCGGTCTTGGAGTCCTCAACACGGTTCAGGTTGAGGGTTGGAGCACCTTTCGCATTCAGGTTAAAGGCAAGGTTCTCCTGGAGGGCAGCGCTCTGCTTCTTATCTGGAGCCGTGGTCGTGGTCTCGTTGCGCTTAGCGACAAGGTTGGCGGCTCCGACCTTACCCGCAAAGTCCCCGCCCTCCGTGACAATGGCGGTGAGCTGGCCCTTGGCATCGGTCTTATTCTCCGTGTTGCGGAGGAGGTTGGCGACAGGGGTGCCTTTGGTGCCTCCCAGCCGAAAGCCCAGGCTCTGTGCCTCAGTAGCACCCTTGCCATTCAGGTCTCGAATCTCACTGCGCCCGACATTGAAAGCGAGCCACTGGGCCGCGGTCATTCGGCCCGCCATTCCAAGACTCTGTACCGCGTCGGAGTAGCCTAGGCTCTTACCAACACTGGAGGCAAAGTCCTTCCCACTGCGCAGAAACGAGAGATCTACTCCATTTTTAGCATTGCCTGCACCGTAGCCCAGTTTCATTCCCAGCTTATCCGCCGCCACTCCCGTGGTGGTGCCTTGTCCCCCCGCGTCTGGGGCGAAGTTGAGCTGCGAGGTAAAGCCCCCTCCCAGTAGCTGGCTCTTGGAGCCTAGGTTAAGAACCATGCGTGGCCCATTGGTATCTGCTGTTGGCATCGCGGTCATGGAGAGATTAGCGATCCCGAGGGCGGCGAGGGAGACAGTCAGGGGAGCAGCAGGGGTGGCATTGGGGTTCTTCTGGGCAATGCCAAGATAGTAGCCATAGCGTATCCGAACGAGCTGTGTTCGCTTAATGGGGAGCTGGAAGGCAAGCTCACCTTTAGTGACATCTATATTGTAGGAGCCTGCTCCCAAGAGTTTCCCGTCCAAAAACACCTGGACAGGGTTCCCGACGCCCGTTTGGAAGTTGCGCCATGTCAGCACATACGGGCCAGGTTTCTCTTGCCCGAGGAAGGTGTCATCTGCCATCGTCGGCAGGGCAAGGTTGGTGGCGTACTTGGGGGTTTGCTGGAGCTGAAGGATACTACTACGCACAGGCGGCGGCGGTGGTGGTGTGGGCTGCTGCGCCCACACCTGCACTCCCGCGACGAGCGGCAAGACGAGCGAGAGGGTGAGGCAGGCCTGCCTCGGGACGACTCCCTGTTTGTGTGTGCTTGTTTTAATCCTTCTCATGGTGACGGTTTGCATTCCCTCTAGAGATACTGTTGGTCTGCGTCTCCGGTTCCCTTAGACTATATTCTACCGCCGACGTTTCACTTTTGAAACAAAAAGGCCTCCCCTCTCATGAGGGGAAGCCTGACAATAAGGATTCGGTGGAAGCGAGACTAGTCACCACCACCCCAGGAGATGTTGGGGGCAATGCTAGCAAACGAAGTCCACGAGATGTTGTCCGTAACGACGCTACCATTCGGATTGACTCCAGTAACGGTAACACCACTTGATGAGGTCGAAGCTACCACAATTGCTCCCGCAGAAAGGGTCTTTGTACCATTTCCGCTTGTCCACTCAATATTGTCATTGGCAGTGCCCACGATGACGCTGTCAACGGCCGCGATAGCAACCGGGGCTGCCTGGACCATTGCGGGGGCGCTGAAGATACCCAGGAGGGCACAGGCTCCCAGTAAAGCAAAGATTCGTTTCATACTCTCTAACCTTTCTAACTTGAACTTTTAAACTGACTCACCACTTCACTTTGCCGAGGATTTATTTTCCTCTGACAAGATCTCCTTTGGGTGTAGAGGGTATCCCTCGATACCTAGAGATACTATATTTAATCTGAGAATTTTGCTGTTGTCAAGTGGTGTGAGATTTCTCCCTCAGGGTAATTTTACGAGTCTTTTTGAAGGGAACTGAAAAAAAGAGAGGCCCATCAAGGGGGCCTCTCGGTCAGGGGAGCAAAGCGCGTCGGGGTTAGAGGTGCTGGGCACGCTCTGCGCGAAGCTGGTCTACAAGCGATTGAGGGGATAGATACGGCAGGATCGCACAGGCAAGAATCACAGGCCAGACTATTGCTTCGACCCCATCCTCAATCCCAAAGGGCGAACCGAAGATCAGTGTGAGGAGCTCAAGGGGAACCTCAAGCACCTGAATCACCAACATCCCTGCTATCCCTAGTACAAGCGCCAGTGCTTTCTCAGCGAGGGGAAGACGCTTGTCTCTGAGGAGAGCAAATCCTAGAGCGATATCTACCCTGCGGCGAATCGCTACGGTTGCTGCTTGTGCGCCTGCCATCTTGAGTTGCTGTTTGTTCATCGAACCCTCCTGTACTTAGTCACTCTAGAGAGCATTATTGTTGCGGAAAGTGAGGCGTAACCAAAGCGGGCACTTCTACGTCAAGAAGGGTGTGAAAGAGTTAACACCCTGCCTGGATATGGTAGCCTAGACCAGCAATGACTCCACGCGACGATGATCTCGCAGACCGTGTGCTTGTCCAGCGAACCCTGGCAGGTGATGCCGATGCCTTCACGCTCCTGCATCGGCGCTACTATGCGCGGGTATTTCGTCACGCCCTCTTTCGGTGCCGAAGCACAGCCGATGCGGAAGATATTGCCGCCGAGACCTTTGTTAAAGCCGTTCACTACCTGCCCCAGTACCGCTTCCAGGGCGAGTCGATCCTCCCTTGGCTCTGCCGCATCGCAACCAATCTCGTGATCGACCAAGGGCGGCGCACCCATGGTCAGACCCCCCTCTCGCTGGAGAGTGCCGCCGACGATGTCCGTGCCCTGATGGAGAACCTGCGCGACGAAGGCCCGAATCCTCACGAGCTTGCGGAGCGTCACGAGACCCAGTCCCTGATTCGAACGGCAATCGCGCGGCTTGCGCCGGATCAGGCGGATGCGATCCTGCTGCGCTTTGGGGGCGATCTGTCTCTACAAGAGATTGCACTGGCGCTAGGACGCACGGAAGGGGCCGTGAAGTCACTGATCCACCGCGGGCTGGTAAACTTACGCAAGACTCTTCTTGAGGAAGCGCTACAAGGAAAGATCATGGAGCAACGGCGGCAGACCAGTATCCAAGAAGCCACCCAGACCGAGGCCCCCAAAAAACGTTATGGAACCCACATCGAACTCTAATACCGCCGCTGGTGGCGTCAGCCTGCTCTCCCCAGCACTTCACCGGGTGCTAATCTCGCTTTTGGAGGGGGAGAGCATCAGCGAGAAAGACCGCGCGGCGCTCACAGAGGCGGAGTGGGACGAGCTTCGGGCTCTGGCACGCACGGCAAATCTGACCCGCCTGACTCTCCACCAGCCCGATCCCACGCCCCAGGCACAGGCCAGCGCCCTGGCCCAGGCGCAGAAGACCTTGGCGGAGGTGGGCCCCCGTGTCTCCCATAACCCGGCCTCACTTGCCCCCAGCGAGCCACGTCCCACCTGGCTAGAGCGCCTCAAGAGCTTCCTGAGGATCGAAGAGGACAGGGACTAAACAAGCATGGCTGTGACACGCCTCTCGTACAAAGGGTGGAGTGATGCACTGCGCCTGAGCAACGGTACCCTTGAGGCGATAGTGGTGCCGTCGGTGGGGCGCGTGATGCGCTTTGGCTTTATCGGTGGCCCCAACCTGCTCTGGGAGAACAAGACGGTCGCGGGAAAGCCCATCAAGCTGGGGGAGTGGGCCAATACCGGCGGCGATAAGGTCTGGGTCTGGCCGCAAGACGACTGGCCCAACCGGATGCCCAATGCCTGGCCACCCCCTGCCGCGCTGGACCAAGCACCCCACCAGGCCGAGATTCTGGGGGACTACGGCGTGTTGCTCACCAGTAGCCTCGTGATCGGCTGGGGTCTGCGCTGTGAGCGGGCATTAGTATTGCTTCCCAAAAGCCAGGCTCTTGTCATGACAAGCACGCTCCGAAAAGTGCGCGACGGGGCAGACTTCCCCGTCGCACCGTGGACTGTCACCCAGGTCGCCGCGGCCCCCACGGTCTGGGTACGCCGGCGCGACGGCTCACTCCAGGCACACCAGCGCGACCCGAAGAACTCTACGAAGGCCTTCTTTGATGCTGAGGTGCTTGCTCATGTTCAGGGGGATACCCTCCTCACCGTACGAAGCGCGTCTCCTCCCGATAACGCGGGGGCGACCTACGCCCGCCCCACCGACCGTGCCCAGGTCTACTGCAACGCCGACGATCCCTGGTTTGGGCAGAACGGGATGACCAGCTACACAGAGCTGGAGCTCACCGCGCCCCTCAAGACTCTCAAGCGTGGAGAGACGCTCTCCCTAGTCACGGCCTTAAAGGCGGAGATATTGCGTACAAACCAGCCACTGGAGCCTCAGTTATTATCTATGATACACTAATGCAATGAGCCCCCTTGAGATTGTCGCAACCGTTTTTGGCCTCCTGAGTGTCGCACTGACCGTCCGACAGAATATCTGGTGCTGGCCGACGGGTCTGGTGCAGGTTGTTCTCTATATCTTTATCTTCTACCAGGCCAAGCTCTACTCCGATAGCATCCTTCAAGTGCTCTATGTTGTCTTCCAGTTCTATGGCTGGTGGCACTGGCTCCACGGCGGGCGTGAGCGCACCAGCGCTCCGGTCACGCGGCTACGTCCCCAAGCGCTGAGCGGCTGGATCGTTGTTGGGATTATTGGGAGCTTGCTCTGGGGCTCTGTTATGGCACGCTTCACGGATGCGGCTCTGCCCTACCCGGATGCCTTTGTGGTCGTGCTGAGCCTCGTGGCGCAGTGGCTCCTCACGCGCAAGGTCCTGGAGTCTTGGCACTTCTGGATCGCGGTCGATGTGCTGGCAATCGGGGTGTACGCTCTCAAACGGCTCTACTTGACGTCGGGGCTCTATGCGGTCTTTCTTGTCCTGGCGGTGCTGGGGCTCCTGGCGTGGAAGAAGGAGCTGGATCGTCCATGCACACGACCGGCCTGACCCTGGGGAAGTTCGCTCCCCTCCACAAGGGCCATGAGCACCTGATCCAGACCGCTTGCTCCCAGGTGGACTCGCTGATCTGCCTGATCTACGACTCGCCGGAGGTAACGACAATTCCTCTGGAGACCCGCTCGCGCTGGCTGCGCACCCTCTTTCCTACGGTCGAGGTGATCGAGCTACGCGGGGCACCGCAGGAGGTGGGCGAGACGCCCGAGATCAAGAGGCGTCACGAGGACTTTATCCTGGGGGTTCTCGGGGGGCGCAAGATCACCCACTTCTTCTGTAGCGAGTTCTATGGGGAGCACATGAGCCAGGCGCTGGGTGCCCTCAACTGCCTTGTCGATCCCGCACGCAACACGGTCCCCATCTCGGGCACGGCGATCCGGGAGAGTCCCTTTCTTCACCGAGAGAGGCTCAGCCCCCTGGTCTACCGGGACCTCATTACTCATGTTGTCTTGCTGGGAGCTCCCTCGACCGGTAAGACCACCCTGGCCGAGGCACTTGCCCAGCGCTTTCAGACCACCTGGATGCCCGAGTACGGCCGTGAGTACTGGGAACAGCACCAGAGCGAGCGGCGGCTCAGCCTGGAGCAGCTGGTGGAGCTTGCCGAGGGGCACTGGGAGCGCGAGGAGCGAAAACTCCAAGAGGCCAATGGCTACCTCTTCACCGATACCAACGCGCTGACTACCTACCAGTTCTCGCTCTACTACCACGGCACGGTGCACCCTCAGCTCGTGGAGTACGCCAGCCGCTGCAACGACCGCTACGACCTGGTACTTGTCTGCGACACGGACATCCCCTACGACGACACCTGGGATCGCTCAGGGGAGACCAACCGACAGGAGTTTCAGGAGCAGATCCTCGCCGACCTGGAGGCGCGCAGCATCGCCTACACGCTTCTCCAAGGCTCGCTGGAGCAGCGGATCGCGACCGTGGAGCAGGTGCTCGGGCGGCTGCCCCGTAAGCCATGAGTGCTTTCTAGGGTTTTTCTGTACAATGGCTCTATGAAAGAACTCCTCCTTTTGGGCTTGCTCCTGGCACAGCCTCCCAAGCCGGCACCTCTCTACGATGAAAAGGCGAGCGGTGCACAGCAGATCGAGAAGGCGCTTGCCGAGGCCAAGAAGAGCAAGAAAAATGTGCTCTTGCAGTTTGGGGCCAACTGGTGCCACTGGTGCCATAAGCTCCACGAGCTGTGCGAGAAAGACCCGGCAATCGCGGCGGAGCTGAAGAAGAGCTTTGTGGTGGTCTTGATCGATGTGAATCAGAAGCACAACGACGATATCAACCAGCGCTACGGTAACCCGACCAAGTTTGGCCTTCCCGTGATCGTGGTTCTCGATCCTGCCGGGAAGCAGCTCTGGACGCAAGACACGGGCAAGCTGGAGGAGCGCGACCACCACGATCCCGCCAAGGTGCTCGCCTTCCTGAAGGAGTGGGCTCCCAAGCGCTAGCATCGTGTATAGCCCGAGGAACGAGTCCTCGGGCAAACCT is a window encoding:
- the radC gene encoding RadC family protein, whose protein sequence is MYHTRIRELPTEERPRERLIHYGADALSVSELLAILLRTGTEKYSAVGLADHLLAQFGNLRGLAHATIEELAGVHGIGPAKAAQLKAAIELGRRLVAASPEERTKIRSPRDVYNLLGPMLREEKREHFMALLLDTKNGVLRSRTVSVGDLSSSIVHPREVFAEAIRHSAASLIVAHNHPSGDPAPSPEDIAVTKRLAEAGELLGIEVLDHIVLGDNRWVSLKEKGLF
- a CDS encoding AAA family ATPase, which translates into the protein MHTTGLTLGKFAPLHKGHEHLIQTACSQVDSLICLIYDSPEVTTIPLETRSRWLRTLFPTVEVIELRGAPQEVGETPEIKRRHEDFILGVLGGRKITHFFCSEFYGEHMSQALGALNCLVDPARNTVPISGTAIRESPFLHRERLSPLVYRDLITHVVLLGAPSTGKTTLAEALAQRFQTTWMPEYGREYWEQHQSERRLSLEQLVELAEGHWEREERKLQEANGYLFTDTNALTTYQFSLYYHGTVHPQLVEYASRCNDRYDLVLVCDTDIPYDDTWDRSGETNRQEFQEQILADLEARSIAYTLLQGSLEQRIATVEQVLGRLPRKP
- the pnuC gene encoding nicotinamide riboside transporter PnuC, with translation MSPLEIVATVFGLLSVALTVRQNIWCWPTGLVQVVLYIFIFYQAKLYSDSILQVLYVVFQFYGWWHWLHGGRERTSAPVTRLRPQALSGWIVVGIIGSLLWGSVMARFTDAALPYPDAFVVVLSLVAQWLLTRKVLESWHFWIAVDVLAIGVYALKRLYLTSGLYAVFLVLAVLGLLAWKKELDRPCTRPA
- a CDS encoding RNA polymerase sigma factor produces the protein MTPRDDDLADRVLVQRTLAGDADAFTLLHRRYYARVFRHALFRCRSTADAEDIAAETFVKAVHYLPQYRFQGESILPWLCRIATNLVIDQGRRTHGQTPLSLESAADDVRALMENLRDEGPNPHELAERHETQSLIRTAIARLAPDQADAILLRFGGDLSLQEIALALGRTEGAVKSLIHRGLVNLRKTLLEEALQGKIMEQRRQTSIQEATQTEAPKKRYGTHIEL
- a CDS encoding thioredoxin family protein; the encoded protein is MKELLLLGLLLAQPPKPAPLYDEKASGAQQIEKALAEAKKSKKNVLLQFGANWCHWCHKLHELCEKDPAIAAELKKSFVVVLIDVNQKHNDDINQRYGNPTKFGLPVIVVLDPAGKQLWTQDTGKLEERDHHDPAKVLAFLKEWAPKR